One genomic region from uncultured Cohaesibacter sp. encodes:
- a CDS encoding AAA family ATPase, translated as MPTIIVINGPAGVGKSTISAQLVGALPNTISISGDCLRSFAPAHARALLGAGSTYRAAAALINSYLKMGAEIVLFDYIFTTYAQLQDFRHLLPPDERCKFHIFTLWAPLATVEQREATRQNRERLGPQVQTTYEAIRKALPAFSDSPSHIVSNTTTPEDATKQILSTIKLSETSKII; from the coding sequence ATGCCTACAATCATTGTCATCAATGGACCTGCCGGCGTTGGAAAAAGCACAATTAGTGCGCAACTGGTCGGTGCGCTTCCCAATACGATCTCTATATCAGGAGATTGCTTGCGCTCCTTTGCTCCCGCCCATGCGCGCGCCCTTCTGGGCGCAGGATCGACCTATCGAGCGGCAGCCGCTCTGATCAACAGCTATCTGAAAATGGGCGCAGAAATAGTACTGTTCGACTACATCTTCACCACATACGCACAACTACAAGACTTCCGGCACTTGTTGCCACCCGATGAAAGATGCAAATTCCATATTTTCACCCTGTGGGCGCCGCTCGCCACTGTCGAACAGCGAGAAGCCACAAGGCAAAATCGCGAACGGCTGGGTCCACAAGTTCAGACCACCTACGAGGCCATAAGAAAAGCCCTACCCGCATTCAGTGATTCTCCTAGCCATATAGTATCCAACACGACCACCCCAGAAGACGCGACCAAACAGATTCTGTCCACTATCAAACTGTCAGAGACATCTAAGATCATCTAG
- a CDS encoding NAD(P)H-hydrate dehydratase — translation MSELSETAIEILTPKQMGEADRLTIEGGVDGYQLMESAGQAVATAAIDLLERKTGSGASGMVCILCGPGNNGGDGFVAAQLLEEEGWSVIIGCSVEVDDLKGDARQAAEEWGDEVYALSASLWDDSDIVIDALFGAGLDRPVTGEIAELIDALNMSGLPVLSVDLPSGVEGASGQIGGSAVRADQTVTFFRKKPGHLLYPGKASCGRLLVVDIGIDADVLEETGCCAFENGPALWLGNWPEALKPLDVIQAERLADHKFHRGHCLVLSGDALHSGAARLAARAALRAGAGLVTLAPPEEAAQSVAQHVTSIMIEPMKIAGSLDGLFDKRDCDILVAGPALGTGDDQQCLIKQALELDMGLLFDADGITCFAEGVAAGSMSMAMMHDSPAAQSGRLVLTPHEGEFARLFPDLSYRMREEKRLSKLDCAVAASQRSGAVIILKGADTVVASPDGYAVIHSQGIPYLATAGSGDVLAGIVGGLMAQGMPAFDAASGAVWLHSQAGSTLGPGLISEDLIEVLPKVYEALFEDYDPDENGPDLESYGDDD, via the coding sequence ATGTCTGAGCTGAGTGAAACCGCAATTGAAATTCTAACGCCAAAGCAAATGGGGGAGGCGGATCGCCTGACCATCGAGGGGGGCGTGGACGGCTACCAGTTGATGGAAAGTGCTGGGCAAGCGGTCGCCACGGCTGCGATTGACCTTCTTGAGCGGAAAACCGGTTCGGGGGCATCCGGCATGGTCTGCATTCTGTGTGGGCCGGGAAACAATGGTGGTGACGGATTCGTTGCAGCGCAGCTGCTGGAGGAAGAAGGCTGGAGCGTCATCATAGGTTGCTCTGTGGAAGTGGATGACCTCAAGGGGGATGCGCGTCAGGCTGCGGAAGAATGGGGTGATGAGGTCTATGCGCTTTCTGCCAGCCTGTGGGATGATTCCGATATCGTGATTGATGCCTTGTTCGGAGCCGGTCTGGATCGGCCTGTTACTGGTGAAATTGCTGAATTGATCGATGCGCTCAATATGAGTGGGTTGCCGGTTCTGTCTGTGGATTTGCCCAGTGGCGTCGAAGGGGCGAGCGGGCAGATTGGCGGATCGGCTGTGCGAGCCGACCAAACCGTTACCTTCTTTCGCAAGAAGCCGGGCCATCTGCTTTATCCAGGTAAGGCCTCCTGCGGTCGTCTTCTCGTTGTTGATATTGGTATCGATGCAGATGTGCTTGAAGAGACAGGCTGTTGCGCCTTTGAAAATGGGCCGGCTCTCTGGTTGGGGAACTGGCCAGAGGCGCTCAAGCCGCTGGACGTCATTCAGGCCGAGCGGTTGGCTGATCATAAATTCCACCGGGGGCACTGCCTTGTGTTGAGTGGCGATGCCTTGCATAGCGGTGCGGCACGATTGGCTGCCCGCGCGGCGCTGAGGGCCGGGGCTGGTCTCGTAACTCTGGCCCCGCCGGAAGAGGCTGCTCAGTCTGTTGCGCAACACGTGACCTCCATCATGATCGAGCCAATGAAAATTGCCGGTTCTCTGGATGGACTCTTTGACAAGCGGGATTGTGATATTTTGGTGGCCGGACCGGCGCTCGGTACGGGGGACGATCAGCAGTGCTTGATTAAGCAGGCGTTGGAACTCGATATGGGGCTGCTTTTCGATGCCGACGGGATAACCTGTTTTGCGGAAGGGGTAGCGGCTGGCTCCATGAGTATGGCCATGATGCATGATTCTCCAGCAGCGCAGTCGGGACGGCTGGTTCTAACCCCGCATGAGGGGGAATTTGCACGCTTATTCCCTGATCTTTCCTATCGGATGAGGGAGGAGAAGCGGCTTTCCAAACTTGATTGTGCGGTCGCAGCGTCTCAGCGTTCCGGAGCGGTCATCATTCTCAAGGGTGCTGACACTGTGGTTGCGAGCCCGGATGGTTATGCTGTTATTCATTCGCAAGGCATTCCATATCTGGCGACGGCAGGGAGTGGCGATGTTCTTGCGGGTATCGTCGGTGGTTTGATGGCGCAGGGCATGCCAGCATTTGATGCAGCCTCGGGCGCTGTTTGGTTGCATAGTCAGGCCGGGTCCACGCTCGGTCCTGGGCTCATTTCTGAAGATCTCATCGAGGTTTTGCCAAAAGTCTATGAGGCCTTGTTCGAGGATTATGATCCAGATGAAAATGGTCCGGATCTGGAGAGCTATGGCGACGATGACTGA
- a CDS encoding P-II family nitrogen regulator: MKKIEAIIKPFKLDEVKEALQEVGLQGITVIEAKGFGRQKGHTELYRGAEYVVDFLPKVKVEVILAEDQVDDAVEAIQKAAQTGRIGDGKIFISTVEQAIRIRTGETGNDAI; encoded by the coding sequence ATGAAAAAGATCGAGGCAATTATCAAACCTTTCAAACTCGATGAAGTCAAAGAAGCTCTGCAGGAAGTTGGTTTGCAGGGTATCACAGTGATCGAAGCAAAAGGGTTTGGCCGTCAGAAAGGTCACACCGAACTGTATCGCGGCGCAGAATATGTCGTCGATTTTCTTCCCAAAGTGAAGGTCGAGGTCATCCTCGCCGAAGATCAGGTGGACGATGCTGTGGAAGCCATCCAGAAAGCAGCACAGACCGGTCGAATCGGCGACGGCAAAATTTTCATCTCCACTGTTGAGCAGGCTATTCGCATTCGTACCGGGGAAACCGGCAACGACGCTATCTAA
- the glnA gene encoding type I glutamate--ammonia ligase has protein sequence MSTPAEIVKLISDQDVKYVDIRFTDPRGKLQHVTVIEDQVDEDFLEEGFMFDGSSIAGWKSIEASDMKLMPDCDSAYIDPFYAEKTLCIHCSVVEPDTGAPYERDPRGTAEKAEAYLKASGIGDVAYFGPEAEFFIFDDVRYANTMNKVSYEVDAIDASWNTDSEYETGNTGHRPGIKGGYFPVNPTDYAQDIRSEMLSTMKSLGMKVDKHHHEVASCQHELGLIFDSLTKQGDELQKYKYIIHNVAQAYGKSATFMPKPIYGDNGTGMHCNMSIWKDGKPLFAGDKYADLSDEALYFIGGILKHAKTLNAFTNPSTNSYKRLIPGFEAPVLRAYSARNRSGCIRIPWTESPKAKRVEARFPDPSANPYLCFSALLMAGLDGIKNKIHPGDAMDKNLYDLPAEELEGIPTVCGSLREAIECLKADHDFLLAGDVFTKDQIDGYIELKEEEIQLFEHTPHPVEFAMYYSC, from the coding sequence ATGAGCACACCAGCTGAAATCGTCAAATTGATCTCAGATCAGGACGTCAAATATGTTGACATCCGTTTTACCGACCCTCGCGGTAAATTGCAGCACGTAACCGTTATTGAAGACCAGGTCGATGAAGACTTCCTCGAAGAAGGCTTCATGTTTGACGGTTCCTCCATCGCAGGCTGGAAATCCATTGAAGCTTCTGACATGAAGCTGATGCCAGACTGCGACAGCGCTTACATCGATCCGTTCTATGCAGAAAAAACCCTCTGCATCCACTGCTCTGTTGTTGAGCCTGACACTGGCGCCCCTTACGAACGCGACCCACGCGGCACCGCTGAAAAAGCTGAAGCATATCTTAAAGCTTCCGGCATTGGTGACGTTGCCTACTTCGGTCCAGAAGCTGAATTCTTCATCTTCGACGACGTTCGTTATGCAAACACCATGAACAAGGTTTCCTACGAAGTTGACGCTATCGACGCTTCCTGGAACACCGATTCCGAATACGAAACCGGCAACACCGGTCATCGTCCGGGCATCAAAGGCGGTTACTTCCCAGTGAACCCAACCGACTATGCTCAGGACATTCGTTCCGAGATGCTTTCCACCATGAAATCTCTCGGTATGAAAGTTGACAAGCATCACCACGAAGTGGCTTCTTGCCAGCACGAACTGGGCCTGATTTTCGATAGCCTCACCAAACAGGGTGACGAGCTGCAGAAATACAAATACATCATCCATAACGTTGCTCAGGCATATGGCAAATCCGCCACCTTCATGCCTAAGCCAATCTATGGTGACAACGGCACCGGCATGCACTGCAACATGTCCATCTGGAAAGACGGCAAGCCGCTCTTCGCTGGCGATAAATATGCCGATCTGTCCGACGAAGCCCTGTACTTCATCGGTGGTATCCTGAAGCATGCAAAAACCCTGAATGCTTTCACCAACCCATCGACCAACTCCTACAAGCGCCTGATCCCGGGCTTCGAAGCTCCGGTTCTGCGTGCCTATTCCGCACGTAACCGTTCTGGCTGCATCCGTATTCCTTGGACCGAATCTCCAAAGGCAAAACGCGTTGAAGCTCGCTTCCCGGATCCGTCCGCTAACCCGTACCTCTGCTTCTCCGCTCTGCTGATGGCTGGCCTTGACGGCATCAAGAACAAGATCCATCCGGGCGATGCAATGGACAAAAACCTGTACGATCTGCCTGCAGAAGAACTCGAAGGTATCCCAACCGTTTGTGGTTCCCTGCGTGAAGCCATCGAATGCCTCAAGGCTGATCATGACTTCCTGCTGGCTGGCGACGTATTCACCAAAGACCAGATCGACGGTTACATCGAACTCAAGGAAGAAGAAATCCAGCTGTTCGAACACACCCCGCATCCGGTTGAATTCGCAATGTACTACAGCTGCTAA
- a CDS encoding histidine phosphatase family protein yields the protein MLVRYLIHPQSLDTLSSPQGACALDDDARARAEAFARSGLLDGTAYIFSSSHAITRQTASVIGDLLSILPIVDAEMDESDTLISDALPEMGLVDRFKSLFSPKKEQAASQGESAMDAQDRIAAAYLSAMERVLTSGMRGDVLMVGHGGVGALLFCYLSGQGIGAEFTPPPSGYYFTYDWGARKMLHGWQAMEEMSQV from the coding sequence ATGTTGGTTCGATACCTTATTCACCCACAAAGTCTGGACACTTTGTCTTCTCCTCAGGGTGCCTGTGCGCTTGATGACGATGCTCGTGCACGTGCCGAGGCTTTTGCCAGAAGCGGCTTGCTTGATGGCACGGCCTATATTTTCTCCAGTTCTCACGCGATCACCCGTCAGACGGCGTCAGTTATCGGGGACCTTCTCTCTATTTTGCCTATTGTCGATGCGGAAATGGATGAAAGTGACACTCTGATCTCCGATGCTTTGCCTGAAATGGGCCTTGTTGATCGCTTCAAAAGCCTCTTTTCTCCTAAGAAGGAGCAGGCTGCATCGCAGGGAGAGAGTGCTATGGATGCGCAGGACCGCATTGCAGCTGCCTATCTTTCTGCTATGGAGCGAGTGCTGACCAGTGGCATGCGCGGAGATGTCTTGATGGTTGGTCATGGGGGCGTCGGTGCGCTGCTCTTCTGCTATCTGTCTGGGCAGGGCATCGGGGCTGAATTTACTCCACCACCATCAGGATATTATTTCACCTATGACTGGGGCGCCCGCAAAATGCTTCATGGTTGGCAGGCAATGGAAGAGATGAGCCAGGTTTAG